A window from Dromaius novaehollandiae isolate bDroNov1 chromosome 1, bDroNov1.hap1, whole genome shotgun sequence encodes these proteins:
- the TXNRD1 gene encoding thioredoxin reductase 1, cytoplasmic translates to MNGHMQVPHSYDYDLIVIGGGSGGLAAAKEAAKYDKKVMVLDFVTPTPLGTSWGLGGTCVNVGCIPKKLMHQAALLGQALQDSRKFGWQFTEEVKHNWMTMTESVQNYIGSLNWGYRVALREKKVTYENAYGEFVGPHTVKATNKRGIGKLYTAERFLIATGERPRYLGIPGDKEYCISSDDLFSLPYCPGKTLVVGASYVALECAGFLAGLGLDVTVMVRSILLRGFDQDIANKIGEYMEEHGINFIKQFVPIKIEQIEEGTPGRLKVTAQSTVGNQIIEGEYNTVLLAIGRDACTRKIGLDKVGVKINEKTGKIPVNDEEQTNVPYIYAVGDILQDKLELTPVAIQAGRLLVQRLYGGATIKCDYVNVPTTVFTPLEYGACGYSEESAVEKFGEENIEVYHSYFWPLEWTVPSRDNNKCYAKIICNIQDNERVIGLHVLGPNAGEVTQGFAAAIKCGMTKEQLDSTIGIHPVCAEIFTTLSVTKRSGGNTLQAGC, encoded by the exons ATGAATGGGCATATGCAGGTGCCCCATTCCTACGACTATGACCTCATTGTCATTGGTGGAGGCTCAGGTGGTCTGGCTGCTGCCAAG GAGGCTGCCAAATATGACAAGAAAGTGATGGTGCTGGACTTTGTCACACCTACGCCTCTGGGAACATCATGGG GTCTTGGAGGAACATGTGTAAATGTGGGCTGTATACCTAAAAAATTGATGCACCAGGCAGCTTTACTGGGACAAGCCTTGCAAGATTCACGTAAATTTGGATGGCAGTTTACAGAAGAAG tCAAACACAACTGGATGACTATGACGGAGTCTGTTCAGAATTACATTGGCTCACTGAACTGGGGCTATCGGGTGGCactgagagagaagaaagtcaCGTATGAGAATGCATATGGAGAATTCGTTGGACCACACACGGTTAAG GCAACAAATAAAAGAGGAATTGGGAAGCTGTACACAGCTGAGAGATTTCTCATTGCCACTGGTGAAAGACCACGTTACCTGGGTATCCCTGGAGACAAGGAGTACTGCATTAGCAG tgatgatcttttctctctgccttacTGCCCAGGGAAAACCCTGGTGGTTGGAGCTTCTTATGTTGCCTTGGAATGTGCAGGATTTCTTGCAGGTCTTGGATTAGATGTCACTGTAATGGTGAGATCCATTCTTCTAAGAGGATTTGACCAGGATATTGCAAACAAAATTGGTGAATATATGGAAGAACACGGAATCAACTTTATTAAACAGTTTGTGCCAATCAAG ATTGAACAGATTGAGGAAGGAACTCCTGGAAGATTGAAAGTTACAGCCCAATCCACAGTGGGGAACCAAATAATCGAAGGCGAATACAATACT GTGTTGCTAGCCATTGGAAGAGATGCATGCACAAGAAAAATTGGTTTGGACAAAGTTGGAGTGAAGATCAATGAAAA AACAGGGAAAATCCCTGTCAATGATGAGGAGCAAACAAATGTGCCATATATCTATGCTGTTGGAGATATACTACAGGACAAGCTGGAACTCACACCAGTGGCAATCCAAGCAGGAAGACTGTTAGTTCAAAGGCTTTATGGTGGAGCAACCATTAAG TGTGACTATGTGAATGTTCCAACAACAGTGTTCACTCCGTTGGAGTATGGAGCCTGTGGGTATTCTGAAGAGAGTGCAGTGGAGAAGTTTGGGGAGGAAAACATTGAG GTGTACCATAGTTATTTCTGGCCACTGGAATGGACTGTCCCATCCAGAGACAACAACAAATGCTACGCAAAGATAATTTGCAATATTCAAGATAAC GAGAGAGTCATTGGTTTACATGTCCTTGGTCCAAATGCTGGAGAAGTTACGCAAGGGTTTGCAGCTGCTATTAAATGTGGAATGACAAAAGAACAACTGGACAGCACCATAGGAATTCATCCAGTCTGTGCAGAG